Proteins from a single region of Ziziphus jujuba cultivar Dongzao chromosome 1, ASM3175591v1:
- the LOC107413024 gene encoding uncharacterized protein LOC107413024 — translation MPSLKMKTKSSMCCLREKNGLHVCQRSSIISKKVCSHVRFSEHTANLDTCVQNYLDVSSSKQISAKDTESDEAIDHQELLDEANSESLKQSCDSTTTGRMESSHTFPSNLETIFSPALEPLEVLFEPSADNNAVGSDNYPDMSWLGADDCDDNRSTRDCQTCDISDFYISDMIVGNFPFNGNVFDDTSESNCFASYKSAEPNMLFDMAEQYMLLPFLEETFRSSSTDDDKSCEKAMMDPNNSALYPAIEQMRSCNQDSVVNSSDSDQAECFDPQLFIKNLPELSDVVSNFQTNSLPEETTKGKRITLVLDLDETLVHSTLEHCENADFSFTVFFNMKENTVYVKKRPYLRTFLERVAEMFEVIIFTASQSIYAEQLLDMLDPEGKLISRRVYRESCIFSDGSYTKDLTVLGVDLAKVVIIDNSPQVFRLQVNNGIPIKSWFDDPSDCALISLLPFLETLLDADDVRPIIAKRFGNKE, via the exons ATGCCATCTCTAAAAATGAAGACCAAATCAAGCATGTGCtgtttaagagaaaaaaatggtCTTCATGTATGTCAAAGGTCAAGTATAATTTCCAAAAAAGTATGCTCTCATGTCAGGTTTTCTGAACATACTGCAAATCTTGACACTTGCGTTCAAAATTATCTTGATG TTTCTTCGAGCAAACAAATTTCTGCTAAGGACACTGAAAGTGATGAAGCGATTGACCATCAGGAACTATTGGATGAAGCAAATTCTGAGTCTCTAAAGCAGTCTTGTGATTCTACAACCACAGGAAGGATG GAATCCAGCCATACTTTTCCATCAAACTTGGAAACTATTTTTTCTCCTGCTTTGGAGCCCCTTGAAGTCCTTTTTGAACCAAGTGCAGACAATAATGCAG TTGGGAGCGATAATTACCCTGACATGTCTTGGTTAGGAGCTGATGACTGCGATGATAATAGAAGCACACGTGACTGTCAAACTTGTGATATATCTGATTTCTACATTTCTGACATGATTGTTGGAAACTTCCCCTTCAACGGGAATGTATTTGATGATACAAGTGAAAGCAATTGCTTTGCCAGTTACAAATCTGCCGAGCCAAATATGCTGTTTGATATGGCTGAGCAATACATGTTATTGCCTTTCCTGGAGGAAACTTTCAGAAGCAGTAGTACCGATGATGACAAATCATGTGAAAAGGCCATGATGGATCCGAATAATTCTGCCTTATATCCAGCAATTGAACAGATGAGATCATGCAACCAGGATTCTGTTGTTAACTCTTCTGACTCGGATCAGGCAGAGTGCTTTGATCCTCAgttgtttataaaaaatttaccaGAATTATCAGATGTGGTATCCAATTTTCAAACTAATTCACTGCCTGAGGAAACTACAAAAGGAAAGCGTATAACTCTAGTACTTGATTTGGATG AAACCCTTGTCCATTCTACGCTTGAACATTGTGAGAATGCAGATTTCTCCTTTACTGTGTTTTTCAACATGAAAGAGAACACAGTATATGTAAAGAAAAGGCCTTATCTTCGAACATTCTTAGAGCGGGTTGCTGAGATGTttgaagttattatttttactgcCAGCCAAAGCATCTATGCAGAACAACTTCTTGATATGCTAGATCCAGAAGGAAAGCTTATATCTCGGCGAGTTTACCGCGAATCATGCATCTTCTCAGATGGTAGTTACACTAAAGATTTGACAGTTTTAGGTGTTGATCTTGCAAAAGTTGTCATAATTGACAATTCTCCTCAG GTTTTCCGCTTGCAAGTGAATAATGGGATTCCCATAAAGAGTTGGTTTGATGATCCATCGGACTGCGCATTAATTTCATTGCTTCCCTTCTTAGAGACTCTTCTAGATGCTGATGATGTTCGTCCTATCATTGCCAAGAGATTTGGTAACAAGGAATAA